The DNA sequence AGATTGTTCTGGAACCGGTTTTTTAGGGGCGCAACCTAAAAAAAGAATTAGAAATAGGAGGATAACTGATTGTAGTCTGTGTTTCATGGCCCGTGGCTTGTGGCTCGTGGTACGCAGCTTGTAGTTGTCAGTTTCCATCTCTAATTTGACTTCCTGTCCCCCTGGTTATTGTCTCGCGCGTCTTGCTCCCTGCTTGCAGACAATTCATCAATTTTTTTCTTGATGGCTTCTCTGTTGCTGGGTTTAAGTTCCAAGGCTTTTTTATAGCCCCGCAGGGCTAGGTCTGGCTTGTTTAGAGCTTTGGCAATATCTCCGTAATGCTCCCAGATGGTCGGGTCCGGGTTGTCTTGAGCAAATTGAATGGCCCTATTTATTTCTTGCCAGGCCTTTTTAATCTTATGTTGTTTAAAATAGACCCAGGCCAGCGAATCCAGGTAATAACCATTGTCAGGGTCAATTTTTAAGGCGTTTTGAATCAGAACGAGTGCCCGCTCCAGGTCCTTGCCCATCTCTGCCAGAGTGTAGCCGACGTAATTGAGGGCCTGATCATGGTCAGGATGACTGGCAATGATTTTTTCCATTGTTGCTATGGCCTGATCGCGCTTACCCATTTTATCAAGAATTACTCCCCGGCGAAATAAAAGTTCTGGTTCATTGGGCCATTTTTTTAAAGCCTTATCCAGAGTTTTCATGGCCTGTGTAAATTTGTTTTTGTTCTCATAAATGTTAGCCTGCAAAAGCCAGAACTGATTTTGGCGGGGGAATTTTTTTTGCCCCATGCGAGTTAAGCTCATGGCCTGTTCGAGTTTGTTCAGTTGCATTAATAACTGGATGCGAAAGAGGAGGGCCTGATGGAAAAATTTATTATCCTCTGGAATTTTGTTTAAAAAATCCACTGCCTTTTGTGCGTCTTGGTCTTTTTCATAAGCCAGAATAGCCAGATAAAAATAAGTACGGGCCGGGAAATCTTTTCGGGACATGATTTCGGCAAGAACTTTTTGTGCATAGGAGTAGAATTTATTGGAGATGAATTTGTTTACTGCCTCCAGCTTGAACTGTTCATGTTTTGGGCCT is a window from the Desulfovulcanus ferrireducens genome containing:
- a CDS encoding tetratricopeptide repeat protein; the encoded protein is MSKIFIILIISLNLMASCLPKNQGASPGALELSPQASSSFYYLQFQELKDEKKYAQAEAALKQALELDPSPFLYLELANFYWQNLKFSEARTTLKQGIEKFPQSRDLYLSLAKSYLAEKRFDHAATTLEEYLKLSPEDYPIYQELAAIYVQNKKYAQALDLLKKVPSPRRTKIMYYYLGRASSGLGLKNKAVQFLKKAVQIDPKFIEAWAELAFVYELNKDYVEAEKTYAQLLQMGEESPELLLRLIDLNLKLNNPDKAMLLVDKGPKHEQFKLEAVNKFISNKFYSYAQKVLAEIMSRKDFPARTYFYLAILAYEKDQDAQKAVDFLNKIPEDNKFFHQALLFRIQLLMQLNKLEQAMSLTRMGQKKFPRQNQFWLLQANIYENKNKFTQAMKTLDKALKKWPNEPELLFRRGVILDKMGKRDQAIATMEKIIASHPDHDQALNYVGYTLAEMGKDLERALVLIQNALKIDPDNGYYLDSLAWVYFKQHKIKKAWQEINRAIQFAQDNPDPTIWEHYGDIAKALNKPDLALRGYKKALELKPSNREAIKKKIDELSASREQDARDNNQGDRKSN